The following coding sequences are from one Spea bombifrons isolate aSpeBom1 chromosome 13, aSpeBom1.2.pri, whole genome shotgun sequence window:
- the MRPL27 gene encoding 39S ribosomal protein L27, mitochondrial: MSLYCSVRCMLVSHFPVTSLITRGASKKAGGSSKNHGGKSPGRRYGFKKLDGDFVHAGNILATQRLMRWHPGSQVGIGRNKTLFALEDGIVRYTKEVFIPPPRSTQTSDVICQLPVHAILHKTFINVIPVRQNSHFKLVEMM, translated from the exons ATGTCGCTCTATTGCAGCGTGAGATGTATGCTCG TTTCACATTTCCCTGTAACTTCCTTAATCACAAGAGGAGCATCAAAGAAGGCTGGTGGTAGCTCGAAAAATCATGGAGGGAAGAGTCCTGGGAGAAGATATGGATTCAAGAAGCTTGATG GGGATTTTGTCCATGCTGGTAACATTCTTGCCACACAGCGCCTGATGCGCTGGCACCCAGGGTCACAG GTGGGAATTGGCCGCAACAAAACCTTGTTCGCGTTGGAGGATGGCATTGTTCGTTACACAAAGGAAGTCTTTATTCCACCCCCTCGCAGTACCCAAACATCTGACGTCATTTGCCAACTTCCCGTTCATGCAATCCTACACAAAACATTCATAAAtgtaattcctgtgcgtcaaaaCAGTCACTTCAAACTTGTAGAAATGATGTga